A stretch of the Lolium perenne isolate Kyuss_39 chromosome 3, Kyuss_2.0, whole genome shotgun sequence genome encodes the following:
- the LOC127340715 gene encoding uncharacterized protein, giving the protein MAQQLRPWRHLLVLAALLAAAAAQTSPTAAPAPPVPVPVPTAPAQAPPAPTATPVAPVKPPPAVAPVKPPPAVAPVKPPPVVAPVSAPPPVVTPPPVTPPPVTPPPVVPPPVSAPPPVTPPPATLPPAAAPAHAPAVLPPVAATPPAAMAPAVLPPAEAPSKSKNKHKRKKSGKKKAPAPAPEPLSPPAPVAPEPTVEDVSGPAPSANDLSGSSRQYVQWGFVVQTAVVALLLSVAW; this is encoded by the exons ATGGCGCAGCAGCTTCGGCCATGGCGCCACCTGCTCGTGCTCGCCGCCCTCCTGGCTGCCGCCGCGGCGCAGACGTCTCCCACAGCGGCGCCGGCCCCGCCTGTTCCCGTACCAGTGCCGACAGCGCCGGCCCAGGCCCCTCCCGCTCCCACTGCCACCCCCGTCGCCCCGGTCAAGCCGCCTCCGGCAGTCGCCCCGGTCAAGCCGCCTCCGGCAGTCGCGCCGGTCAAGCCGCCCCCGGTCGTAGCGCCCGTGTCCGCGCCGCCGCCTGTTGTAACGCCGCCGCCTGTCACTCCCCCGCCGGTGACACCACCGCCTGTCGTCCCCCCGCCTGTCTCCGCACCTCCTCCCGTGACGCCACCGCCGGCGACGCTACCGCCCGCGGCTGCCCCGGCCCATGCACCCGCGGTGCTGCCACCGGTGGCGGCAACTCCGCCCGCGGCCATGGCACCCGCCGTGCTCCCACCCGCCGAAGCCCCGTCCAAGAGCAAGAACAAGCACAAGAGGAAGAAGAGCGGCAAGAAGAAGGCGCCCGCCCCTGCTCCCGAGCCACTCAGCCCGCCGGCGCCCGTCGCGCCAGAGCCCACCGTGGAGGACGTGTCCGGCCCCGCACCTTCCGCCAACGATCTG AGCGGGAGCAGCCGGCAGTACGTGCAATGGGGTTTCGTGGTGCAGACCGCCGTGGTTGCGCTTTTGCTGTCAGTAGCGTGGTGA